One Ananas comosus cultivar F153 linkage group 1, ASM154086v1, whole genome shotgun sequence DNA window includes the following coding sequences:
- the LOC109716567 gene encoding fructokinase-1-like, whose protein sequence is MAMMGNGEGDKGMVVSFGEMLIDFVPTESGVSLAEAPGFLKAPGGAPANVAIAVARLGGRAAFVGKLGDDEFGHMLAGILRANGVSDAGVAFDSGARTALAFVTLRADGEREFMFYRNPSADMLLTEAELNLDLIRRAKVFHYGSISLIAEPCRSAHLRAMEVAKEAGVLLSYDPNLRLPLWPSPETAREQILSIWDQADIIKVSDVELEFLTGIDSVEDEVAMKLWRPSLKLLLVTLGENGCKYYTKDFRGSVESFSVKQVDTTGAGDAFVGAMLRKFIEDESALQDEKKLREVLRFANACGAITTTKKGAIPSLPNEAEAMLLLDRAQNT, encoded by the exons ATGGCGATGATGGGGAACGGGGAGGGGGATAAGGGGATGGTGGTGAGCTTCGGGGAGATGCTCATCGACTTCGTGCCCACGGAGTCGGGGGTGTCGCTGGCGGAGGCGCCGGGGTTCCTGAAGGCGCCGGGGGGGGCGCCGGCGAACGTCGCCATCGCAGTGGCGCGCCTCGGCGGCCGCGCGGCGTTCGTGGGGAAGCTCGGGGACGACGAGTTCGGGCACATGCTCGCCGGGATCCTCCGCGCCAACGGGGTCTCCGACGCCGGCGTCGCCTTCGACTCCGGCGCCCGCACCGCCCTCGCCTTCGTCACCCTCCGCGCCGACGGCGAGCGCGAGTTCATGTTCTACCGCAACCCTAGCGCCGACATGCTCCTCACCGAGGCCGAGCTCAACCTCGACCTCATCCGCAGG GCTAAAGTGTTCCACTATGGATCTATAAGCCTGattgccgagccgtgccgatcgGCGCATCTGCGGGCCATGGAGGTGGCCAAGGAGGCCGGGGTGCTGCTCTCCTACGACCCCAACCTCCGCCTCCCCCTGTGGCCGTCGCCTGAGACAGCTCGCGAGCAGATCCTGAGCATCTGGGACCAGGCCGACATCATCAAGGTCAGCGACGTCGAGCTCGAGTTCTTGACCGGCATCGACTCGGTCGAAGACGAGGTCGCCATGAAGCTATGGAGGCCGAGCTTGAAGCTTCTCCTTGTAACCCTTGGAGAGAATGGGTGCAAATACTACACCAAG GATTTTCGAGGGTCGGTCGAGTCCTTCTCTGTGAAACAGGTTGACACGACCGGAGCTGGTGATGCATTTGTAGGAGCTATGCTCCGGAAATTCATCGAAGACGAATCAGCTTTGCAG GATGAGAAGAAACTAAGGGAGGTGCTTCGGTTCGCGAACGCGTGCGGCGCGATCACGACGACGAAGAAAGGAGCAATCCCCTCCCTTCCAAATGAAGCAGAAGCCATGCTGCTGCTAGATAGGGCACAGAACACCTGA
- the LOC109716622 gene encoding 15 kDa selenoprotein: MVMDRSMALRFLLLCGVLALVLGDRLGARECEDLGFTGLALCSDCNAFAEYVKDEELVSDCRKCCSEDSDDSISKVTFSGAILEVCMRKLVFYPEVASFIEEEKDDFPYLKIQYAFTSPPKLIMLDSNSHHTETIRIDNWKREHIRQFLREKVKPGAAEI, encoded by the exons ATGGTGATGGATCGATCGATGGCGCTACGATTCCTCCTCCTCTGCGGCGTCCTCGCTCTCGTCCTCGGCGATCGACTCGGTGCGAGGGAGTGCGAGGATCTAGGGTTTACGGGCCTCGCCCTGTGCTCCGATTGCAACGCCTTCGCCGAGTACGTCAAGGACGAAG AACTGGTATCTGATTGCCGCAAGTGCTGTTCAGAGGATTCTGACGATTCCATCAGTAAG GTCACTTTCTCCGGTGCAATTCTGGAAGTGTGCATGAGAAAGCTGGTGTTCTATCCAGAAGTTGCCTCATTCATcgaggaagagaaagatgattTCCCTTATCTGAAAATCCAGTATGCGTTTACTTCGCCGCCAAAACTCATCATGCTTGATAGCAACAGCCATCACACGGAAACTATAAG AATCGACAACTGGAAACGGGAACACATTCGGCAATTCCTGAGGGAGAAGGTCAAACCCGGTGCAGCGGAGATCTAA
- the LOC109716551 gene encoding uncharacterized protein LOC109716551 isoform X3 codes for MSGSDNGGGGGGGGGGNSRSPPLPPRSPSPSPSSSRALEMEDPGPYDDMVRVIEASFSRIKWRLRPRPKRRLLNDILFLCTGLRPVVLVDYGGIMPKLHENLCALLDHARKMLSSVEDSELISEFVSIQKLFSSVFPVKEANRYLPADEPPSMVTAEKELMESKNVNVAYISDSTEKASEDINDLCTFLHNARITLPSLNGWLLGYPVTYLFSREQGEKAMRNLSDQSLHIFRVYVSRKQKPGERLTEYELLSFTVPCCLSTWRDKEPWMEAFLARMTAKVARSKHIWASMRVEIENSQSHSQTIVL; via the exons ATGAGTGGTAGTGataatggtggtggtggtggtggtggtggtggtggtaatAGTAGGagccctcctcttcctcctcgttCTCCTTCTCcgtctccctcttcctctcgaGCTCTGGAAATGGAGGATCCGGGGCCGTACGACGATATGGTGAGGGTGATCGAAGCCTCCTTCTCCCGCATCAAGTGGCGCCTCAGGCCCCGCCCCAAGCGCCGCCTCCTCAAtg ATATTCTGTTCCTGTGCACTGGACTGAGGCCCGTGGTGCTGGTCGACTATGGTGGAATCATGCCTAAACTCCACGAGAATCTTTGTGCGCTGCTCGACCATGCTCGAAAG ATGCTCTCAAGCGTAGAAGATAGTGAGCTCATATCAGAATTTGTCTCGATCCAAAAGCTATTTTCATCAGTATTTCCAGTGAAAGAAGCCAACAGATATCTCCCAGCTGATGAACCACCTTCCATGGTAACTGCAGAAAAGGAATTGATGGAATCTAAGAATGTTAATGTGGCTTACATCAGTGATAGTACTGAGAAAGCCTCTGAGGATATTAATGATTTATGTACTTTCCTACATAATGCTCGGATTACCCTTCCATCCTTGAATGG GTGGCTTCTAGGTTACCCAGTGACGTATTTGTTCAGCAGGGAGCAAGGCGAGAAAGCGATGCGGAATCTCTCAGACCAGTCTCTTCATATCTTCAGAGTCTATGTTAGCAG AAAGCAAAAGCCTGGAGAGAGACTTACGGAATATGAACTACTGAG TTTCACAGTTCCTTGCTGTTTGAGCACGTGGCGAGATAAAGAGCCGTGGATGGAGGCATTTCTCGCGCGCATGACCGCAAAGGTCGCGAGGAGCAAGCATATCTGGGCGTCAATGCGGGTGGAGATCGAGAACAGCCAAAGCCATAGCCAAACCATCGTGTTATAG
- the LOC109716551 gene encoding uncharacterized protein LOC109716551 isoform X2, with translation MEDPGPYDDMVRVIEASFSRIKWRLRPRPKRRLLNDILFLCTGLRPVVLVDYGGIMPKLHENLCALLDHARKESAILRQLKVMVIDDMAYIIHDKELAEHVSWSLSRQQQQQFVFLDIEQNPPNMLSSVEDSELISEFVSIQKLFSSVFPVKEANRYLPADEPPSMVTAEKELMESKNVNVAYISDSTEKASEDINDLCTFLHNARITLPSLNGWLLGYPVTYLFSREQGEKAMRNLSDQSLHIFRVYVSRKQKPGERLTEYELLSFTVPCCLSTWRDKEPWMEAFLARMTAKVARSKHIWASMRVEIENSQSHSQTIVL, from the exons ATGGAGGATCCGGGGCCGTACGACGATATGGTGAGGGTGATCGAAGCCTCCTTCTCCCGCATCAAGTGGCGCCTCAGGCCCCGCCCCAAGCGCCGCCTCCTCAAtg ATATTCTGTTCCTGTGCACTGGACTGAGGCCCGTGGTGCTGGTCGACTATGGTGGAATCATGCCTAAACTCCACGAGAATCTTTGTGCGCTGCTCGACCATGCTCGAAAG GAATCAGCTATTTTACGCCAGCTGAAGGTGATGGTAATAGACGATATGGCTTATATAATTCATGACAAAGAACTTGCTGAGCATGTATCGTGGAGCCTTAgccggcagcagcagcagcagtttgTTTTTCTGGATATCGAGCAAAACCCTCCAAAT ATGCTCTCAAGCGTAGAAGATAGTGAGCTCATATCAGAATTTGTCTCGATCCAAAAGCTATTTTCATCAGTATTTCCAGTGAAAGAAGCCAACAGATATCTCCCAGCTGATGAACCACCTTCCATGGTAACTGCAGAAAAGGAATTGATGGAATCTAAGAATGTTAATGTGGCTTACATCAGTGATAGTACTGAGAAAGCCTCTGAGGATATTAATGATTTATGTACTTTCCTACATAATGCTCGGATTACCCTTCCATCCTTGAATGG GTGGCTTCTAGGTTACCCAGTGACGTATTTGTTCAGCAGGGAGCAAGGCGAGAAAGCGATGCGGAATCTCTCAGACCAGTCTCTTCATATCTTCAGAGTCTATGTTAGCAG AAAGCAAAAGCCTGGAGAGAGACTTACGGAATATGAACTACTGAG TTTCACAGTTCCTTGCTGTTTGAGCACGTGGCGAGATAAAGAGCCGTGGATGGAGGCATTTCTCGCGCGCATGACCGCAAAGGTCGCGAGGAGCAAGCATATCTGGGCGTCAATGCGGGTGGAGATCGAGAACAGCCAAAGCCATAGCCAAACCATCGTGTTATAG
- the LOC109716576 gene encoding uncharacterized protein LOC109716576, with protein sequence MVGDFMVCVDKIIASACFDSGHGGGGGGGGAQAAAAMVEGGVRGEEVEEGGSSERGSRKGSTGRNKSKSKRNKKGDDAVIECRICQEEGRESDMESPCACSGTLKFAHRKCIQRWCNKKGDITCEICNQVYAPNYSLPPARSGSDVVAVDIRQGWGTRIDLRDSHFLAIAVAEQELLQAEYEDYAAANSTGVACCRTVALILMLLLLVRHILMVTRDISVLQDVSALFNVSLQFAGFFLPCYVILRSCYLLQSRRRRQV encoded by the exons atggtgggCGATTTCATGGTGTGCGTCGACAAGATCATCGCCTCCGCGTGCTTCGACTCCGGgcacggcggcggaggcggaggcggcggagctcAAGCAGCAGCGGCGATGGTGGAGGGGggagtgagaggggaggaggtggaggagggggGGAGCTCGGAGAGGGGGAGTAGGAAGGGGAGTACGGGGAGGAATAAGAGCAAGAGTAAGAGGAATAAGAAGGGGGATGATGCGGTGATCGAGTGTAGGATATGCCAGGAGGAAGGGAGGGAGAGCGACATGGAGTCCCCCTGCGCTTGTAGTGGAACCCtcaag TTTGCTCACAGGAAATGCATCCAAAGATGGTGCAACAAGAAAGGGGATATCACTTGCGAAATCTGCAATCAG GTTTATGCGCCAAACTACTCTCTTCCCCCAGCAAGATCTGGTTCTGATGTAGTGGCTGTGGATATCAG ACAAGGCTGGGGCACGCGGATCGATCTTCGTGATTCCCATTTTCTAGCAATTGCTGTTGCGGAACAAGAGCTGCTACAAGCCGAGTATGAAGATTATGCAGCTGCGAATTCAACTGGCGTCGCTTGTTGCCGCACCGTTGCTCTTATT TTGATGCTACTATTGCTCGTACGCCATATACTCATGGTCACAAGGGATATTAGTGTGCTTCAGGATGTATCGGCGCTCTTCAAT GTTTCTCTTCAGTTTGCTGGCTTTTTTCTTCCATGTTATGTGATATTACGTTCCTGCTATCTCCTTCAAAGCCGAAGGCGGCGGCAG GTCTAG
- the LOC109716551 gene encoding uncharacterized protein LOC109716551 isoform X1 translates to MSGSDNGGGGGGGGGGNSRSPPLPPRSPSPSPSSSRALEMEDPGPYDDMVRVIEASFSRIKWRLRPRPKRRLLNDILFLCTGLRPVVLVDYGGIMPKLHENLCALLDHARKESAILRQLKVMVIDDMAYIIHDKELAEHVSWSLSRQQQQQFVFLDIEQNPPNVLPIFRKAMLSSVEDSELISEFVSIQKLFSSVFPVKEANRYLPADEPPSMVTAEKELMESKNVNVAYISDSTEKASEDINDLCTFLHNARITLPSLNGWLLGYPVTYLFSREQGEKAMRNLSDQSLHIFRVYVSRKQKPGERLTEYELLSFTVPCCLSTWRDKEPWMEAFLARMTAKVARSKHIWASMRVEIENSQSHSQTIVL, encoded by the exons ATGAGTGGTAGTGataatggtggtggtggtggtggtggtggtggtggtaatAGTAGGagccctcctcttcctcctcgttCTCCTTCTCcgtctccctcttcctctcgaGCTCTGGAAATGGAGGATCCGGGGCCGTACGACGATATGGTGAGGGTGATCGAAGCCTCCTTCTCCCGCATCAAGTGGCGCCTCAGGCCCCGCCCCAAGCGCCGCCTCCTCAAtg ATATTCTGTTCCTGTGCACTGGACTGAGGCCCGTGGTGCTGGTCGACTATGGTGGAATCATGCCTAAACTCCACGAGAATCTTTGTGCGCTGCTCGACCATGCTCGAAAG GAATCAGCTATTTTACGCCAGCTGAAGGTGATGGTAATAGACGATATGGCTTATATAATTCATGACAAAGAACTTGCTGAGCATGTATCGTGGAGCCTTAgccggcagcagcagcagcagtttgTTTTTCTGGATATCGAGCAAAACCCTCCAAATGTGCTTCCCATCTTCCGTAAAGCA ATGCTCTCAAGCGTAGAAGATAGTGAGCTCATATCAGAATTTGTCTCGATCCAAAAGCTATTTTCATCAGTATTTCCAGTGAAAGAAGCCAACAGATATCTCCCAGCTGATGAACCACCTTCCATGGTAACTGCAGAAAAGGAATTGATGGAATCTAAGAATGTTAATGTGGCTTACATCAGTGATAGTACTGAGAAAGCCTCTGAGGATATTAATGATTTATGTACTTTCCTACATAATGCTCGGATTACCCTTCCATCCTTGAATGG GTGGCTTCTAGGTTACCCAGTGACGTATTTGTTCAGCAGGGAGCAAGGCGAGAAAGCGATGCGGAATCTCTCAGACCAGTCTCTTCATATCTTCAGAGTCTATGTTAGCAG AAAGCAAAAGCCTGGAGAGAGACTTACGGAATATGAACTACTGAG TTTCACAGTTCCTTGCTGTTTGAGCACGTGGCGAGATAAAGAGCCGTGGATGGAGGCATTTCTCGCGCGCATGACCGCAAAGGTCGCGAGGAGCAAGCATATCTGGGCGTCAATGCGGGTGGAGATCGAGAACAGCCAAAGCCATAGCCAAACCATCGTGTTATAG